From Pantoea sp. Ep11b, the proteins below share one genomic window:
- a CDS encoding amidohydrolase family protein: MPITSSPSRRDFLGQSVRWTAAGGLLAAGLGQASAATASSSPATGPDRPAAALPHQDHYLLRNVRLEEGFIREDDEIVATRTGLYDISVRDGNIDQLTAAGQGDASLPSWDAQNALLLPATQDMHIHLDKTFYGGPWQAPRPRQGKTIMDMIAREQVLIPQLLPHSQARAEALIALLHARGSTRARSHCNIDPVSGLKSLEHLQAALARHPDFPCEIVAFPQHGLLHSQVDGLMREAMQHGVGYVGGLDPTNVDGAMEKSLDAMFQIALDYQRGVDIHLHETSPAGVAAIHYMIDTVAKNPQLKGRVTLSHGFALATLDGAALDKMIEGLAEQQFSVASTLPIGKLTMPIPQLQAAGVKVMTGTDSVIDHWSPFGTGSMLEKANLYAQLYRGSDEFSLSRALAIATDDRLPLSAQGERQWPAPGDEASMMLVSASCSAEAVARISPVVATFSRGKPVFALPPA; this comes from the coding sequence ATGCCGATTACCTCTTCACCCAGCCGCCGTGATTTCCTTGGACAAAGCGTTCGCTGGACCGCCGCAGGCGGCCTGCTGGCAGCCGGTCTCGGCCAGGCCAGCGCCGCGACCGCCTCCTCGTCGCCCGCCACCGGACCCGATCGACCCGCTGCCGCCCTGCCCCATCAGGATCACTATCTGCTGCGCAACGTGCGGCTGGAGGAGGGCTTTATCCGCGAGGATGATGAGATTGTGGCAACCCGGACCGGGCTTTACGACATCAGCGTCCGCGACGGCAACATTGACCAGCTGACCGCCGCAGGCCAGGGCGACGCTTCGCTGCCCTCCTGGGATGCGCAGAATGCGCTGCTGCTGCCGGCAACCCAGGATATGCACATCCATCTGGATAAGACCTTCTATGGCGGTCCGTGGCAGGCGCCGCGTCCGCGTCAGGGCAAAACCATTATGGATATGATCGCACGCGAACAGGTGCTGATCCCGCAACTGCTGCCCCATTCCCAGGCGCGCGCCGAAGCCCTGATCGCCCTGCTGCACGCCAGAGGATCCACCCGCGCCCGCAGCCACTGCAACATCGACCCGGTCAGCGGCCTGAAGAGCCTGGAACATCTGCAGGCGGCCCTGGCCCGGCATCCCGACTTTCCCTGCGAGATTGTGGCGTTTCCGCAGCACGGCCTGCTGCACTCTCAGGTTGACGGGCTGATGCGCGAGGCGATGCAGCATGGCGTCGGGTATGTCGGCGGGCTGGACCCGACTAACGTCGATGGCGCGATGGAGAAGTCGCTGGATGCGATGTTTCAGATTGCGCTCGACTACCAGCGCGGCGTCGACATCCATCTGCATGAAACCTCTCCAGCGGGCGTGGCGGCGATTCATTACATGATCGACACCGTGGCGAAAAATCCGCAGCTGAAAGGCCGGGTCACGCTGAGCCACGGTTTTGCTCTGGCGACCCTGGACGGCGCGGCGCTGGATAAGATGATTGAGGGGCTGGCGGAACAGCAGTTCAGCGTCGCCTCGACGCTGCCCATCGGCAAACTCACGATGCCGATTCCGCAACTGCAGGCGGCCGGGGTGAAGGTGATGACCGGCACCGACAGCGTGATCGATCACTGGTCGCCATTCGGAACCGGCAGCATGCTGGAAAAGGCAAATCTCTATGCGCAGCTCTACCGTGGATCGGATGAGTTTTCGCTGTCGCGGGCGCTGGCCATCGCGACGGACGACCGGCTGCCGCTGTCGGCACAGGGAGAACGCCAGTGGCCCGCGCCGGGTGATGAGGCAAGCATGATGCTGGTCTCTGCCAGCTGTTCGGCCGAAGCGGTGGCGCGCATTTCGCCGGTGGTTGCAACCTTCTCGCGCGGTAAACCGGTGTTTGCGCTGCCCCCGGCCTGA
- a CDS encoding chemotaxis protein, translating to MDNFQKEIDERANLALSNKFELLLFRLGSDQLKGKSELFGINVFKLREIVPMPPITKAAGMRSPLLGMASIRGQFIPVIDLPAVTGCVPETGLNLLLVTEYARNTQAFAVESVENIVRLDWSQVHTAEAGIGGRNITSIACLDSDKQSNELAMVLDVEQILYDIIPSVRGVEPEAALPRAFPYRPGAVAIVAEDSKVARQLLEQGLKSMGIPALMFNTGLDAWEKIKLMNQEAQAAGESIRDKIALVLTDLEMPEMDGFTLTRNIKRDPTLKTLPVVIHSSLSGSANEDHVRKVGADGYVAKFELNELSDVIFNVLDAAR from the coding sequence ATGGATAATTTTCAAAAAGAGATCGATGAAAGAGCGAACCTCGCGTTATCAAACAAGTTTGAACTGCTGCTGTTTCGCTTAGGTTCCGACCAGCTCAAAGGCAAGTCGGAGCTCTTTGGCATTAACGTCTTCAAGCTGCGTGAAATCGTGCCGATGCCCCCCATCACCAAAGCGGCCGGCATGCGTTCACCGCTGTTGGGTATGGCGAGCATCCGGGGTCAGTTTATCCCGGTCATCGACCTGCCTGCCGTGACGGGCTGTGTTCCGGAAACCGGTCTTAACCTGCTGCTGGTTACCGAATATGCGCGAAACACCCAGGCTTTTGCCGTGGAGTCGGTAGAGAACATCGTGCGTCTCGACTGGAGCCAGGTCCACACCGCTGAAGCCGGTATTGGCGGCCGCAATATCACCAGTATTGCCTGTCTGGACAGCGACAAGCAGAGCAACGAGCTGGCGATGGTGCTGGACGTTGAGCAGATCCTGTATGACATCATTCCTTCGGTGCGTGGCGTTGAACCAGAAGCGGCCCTGCCGCGTGCCTTCCCCTATCGCCCCGGTGCGGTCGCTATCGTGGCAGAAGACTCCAAAGTGGCACGACAGCTGCTGGAACAGGGCCTGAAAAGCATGGGCATTCCGGCACTGATGTTTAACACCGGTCTGGATGCCTGGGAAAAAATCAAACTGATGAACCAGGAAGCGCAGGCCGCGGGCGAATCGATTCGCGACAAAATTGCGCTGGTGCTGACCGACCTGGAGATGCCGGAGATGGATGGCTTTACGCTGACCCGCAACATCAAGCGCGATCCGACGCTGAAAACGCTGCCGGTGGTCATTCACTCTTCTCTCTCAGGCAGCGCCAACGAAGATCACGTTCGCAAAGTCGGTGCCGACGGCTATGTAGCGAAGTTTGAGTTAAATGAGCTGTCAGACGTCATTTTCAA
- the lldP gene encoding L-lactate permease, with protein MQIWQQNYDPLGNIWLSSLIALIPILFFFFALIKLKMKGYLAATTTVVLALLVALFLYQMPAAQALAAVVYGFLYGLWPIAWIIISAVFVYKISVKTGQFDIIRASILSITPDQRLQMLIVGFSFGAFLEGAAGFGAPVAITAALLVGLGFNPLYAAGLCLIVNTAPVAFGAMGIPIIVAGQVTGLDSFAIGQMAGRQLPLLTLIVLFWIMAIMDGWRGVKETWPAVMVAGGSFAIAQFLSSNFLGPELPDIISSLASLISLTLFLRVWKPVRIFRFADAEAKPDAALQPVKKYRPGEVIRAWMPFLFLTATVTLWSIPPFKALFAKGGALYDWVLAVPVPMLNELVARMPPVVGSATPYPAIYKLDLVSATGTAILIAAVMAMIFLRMKPRAALQTFGETLKELALPVYSIGMVLAFAFISNYSGLSATLALALAHTGHAFTFFSPFLGWLGVFLTGSDTSSNALFAALQATTAQQIGVHDVLLVAANTTGGVTGKMISPQSIAIACAAVGLVGKESDLFRFTVKHSLIFTCMVGVITTLQAYVFPWMIP; from the coding sequence ATGCAGATCTGGCAACAAAACTACGATCCGCTGGGTAATATCTGGCTCTCAAGCCTGATCGCGCTAATCCCGATTCTCTTTTTCTTCTTTGCGCTGATTAAGCTCAAAATGAAAGGCTACCTGGCCGCCACCACGACCGTGGTGCTGGCGCTGCTGGTGGCCCTGTTTCTCTATCAGATGCCTGCGGCACAGGCGCTGGCCGCCGTGGTCTATGGTTTTCTCTATGGGCTGTGGCCGATTGCCTGGATTATTATCTCCGCAGTCTTCGTCTACAAAATCTCGGTGAAAACCGGCCAGTTCGATATTATCCGCGCCTCTATCCTGTCGATTACGCCCGATCAGCGTCTGCAGATGCTGATTGTTGGCTTCTCGTTTGGGGCCTTTCTGGAAGGGGCGGCAGGCTTTGGTGCGCCGGTGGCGATTACCGCCGCGCTGCTGGTCGGGCTCGGTTTTAACCCGCTCTACGCCGCCGGTCTCTGTCTGATTGTGAACACCGCGCCGGTCGCCTTTGGCGCGATGGGCATCCCGATTATTGTGGCGGGGCAGGTCACCGGGCTGGACAGTTTTGCTATCGGCCAGATGGCCGGACGGCAGCTGCCGCTGCTGACCCTGATTGTGCTGTTCTGGATTATGGCGATTATGGATGGCTGGCGCGGTGTGAAAGAGACGTGGCCTGCGGTGATGGTCGCCGGCGGCTCCTTCGCCATCGCCCAGTTCCTCAGCTCTAACTTCCTCGGCCCGGAACTGCCCGACATTATCTCGTCGCTCGCCTCGCTGATTTCGCTGACGCTGTTCCTGAGGGTCTGGAAGCCGGTGCGCATTTTCCGCTTCGCAGACGCAGAGGCGAAGCCGGATGCGGCTCTGCAGCCGGTGAAGAAGTACCGGCCGGGAGAGGTGATCCGCGCCTGGATGCCGTTCCTGTTTCTGACCGCCACCGTGACGCTCTGGAGCATTCCGCCCTTTAAGGCGCTGTTCGCCAAAGGCGGCGCGCTCTATGACTGGGTGCTGGCGGTGCCGGTGCCGATGCTGAATGAGCTGGTAGCGCGGATGCCGCCGGTCGTCGGCAGCGCCACCCCCTATCCGGCCATCTATAAACTGGATCTGGTTTCCGCCACCGGCACCGCCATCCTGATTGCGGCGGTTATGGCGATGATCTTCCTGCGCATGAAGCCCAGGGCGGCCCTGCAGACTTTCGGCGAGACGCTGAAAGAGCTGGCGCTGCCTGTTTACTCTATTGGCATGGTGCTGGCCTTTGCGTTTATCTCTAACTACTCCGGCCTGTCGGCCACGCTGGCACTGGCGCTGGCGCATACCGGCCACGCCTTTACCTTCTTCTCGCCGTTCCTGGGCTGGCTGGGCGTTTTCCTGACCGGATCGGACACCTCATCGAATGCGCTGTTCGCCGCGCTGCAGGCCACCACGGCGCAGCAGATCGGGGTGCACGATGTGCTGCTGGTGGCGGCCAACACCACCGGTGGCGTGACCGGGAAGATGATCTCGCCGCAGTCCATCGCCATCG
- a CDS encoding LysR family transcriptional regulator, protein MNRHPMFTPQQLLSFVAVCETASFTRAADRVHLSQSTVSQQVRRLEEMVGKALLVRSSHQVQITEEGEKLLGYARRIIALNGEAHDVLNDQWRDGVLRLGVPEDFAAPTADLLAHFSRAHPQLRLDVMSGMQVELRRAWQREELDIMLIKQPYGERPLASRPEPLLWLDSAAWPCFEQTPVPLVLFPQQGLYRDEVCQTLDALGRSWRIGYSSASLVALAAASAQGLGLTLLPASCRLPQHRVLGSEQGLPVIDTFELALFCRHPQDPLQRELAESLAAFGQLRWQ, encoded by the coding sequence ATGAATCGTCATCCGATGTTTACGCCTCAGCAGCTGCTCAGCTTTGTAGCGGTGTGTGAAACCGCCAGTTTTACCCGCGCCGCCGACCGGGTCCATCTGTCGCAGTCCACCGTCAGCCAGCAGGTGCGAAGGCTGGAGGAGATGGTCGGTAAAGCACTGCTGGTTCGCTCCTCGCATCAGGTGCAGATCACCGAAGAGGGCGAGAAGCTGCTGGGCTACGCCCGCCGGATTATCGCCCTGAACGGGGAGGCGCATGACGTGCTCAATGACCAGTGGCGCGACGGCGTACTGCGGCTCGGGGTGCCGGAAGATTTCGCCGCGCCCACCGCCGACCTGCTGGCGCACTTCAGTCGCGCCCACCCGCAGCTGCGGCTGGATGTGATGAGCGGAATGCAGGTGGAACTGCGCCGCGCCTGGCAGCGGGAAGAGCTGGATATCATGCTGATCAAACAGCCCTACGGTGAGCGGCCGCTGGCGTCGCGTCCCGAGCCGCTGCTGTGGCTCGACAGCGCAGCCTGGCCCTGCTTCGAGCAGACACCCGTGCCGCTGGTGCTGTTTCCGCAGCAGGGGCTTTACCGCGATGAGGTCTGTCAGACGCTCGACGCCCTGGGGCGCAGCTGGCGCATTGGCTACAGCAGCGCCAGCCTGGTTGCGCTGGCCGCGGCCAGTGCGCAGGGGCTGGGCCTGACCCTACTGCCTGCCAGCTGTCGCCTGCCGCAGCATCGGGTGCTGGGCAGTGAACAGGGGCTGCCGGTGATCGATACCTTCGAGCTGGCCCTCTTCTGCCGTCATCCTCAGGATCCGCTGCAGCGTGAGCTGGCAGAGTCGCTGGCGGCGTTCGGGCAGTTACGCTGGCAGTGA
- a CDS encoding YgiW/YdeI family stress tolerance OB fold protein, whose amino-acid sequence MKKVILASLLVLMSAGVSAEEGGFKAGDTPPPQHKQDAGYKGSEDTGQTHINQIRDFRQGGYVTLEGYIVKKEQGERYQFRDNTGTLPIIASKKTFGGKTYTADDKVRVSGKVHGKGDKTTLHVTQIDEP is encoded by the coding sequence ATGAAAAAAGTGATTTTAGCGTCATTGCTGGTGTTGATGAGTGCAGGGGTATCGGCCGAAGAGGGTGGATTCAAAGCCGGTGATACGCCACCGCCGCAGCATAAGCAGGATGCGGGTTATAAAGGTTCAGAAGATACCGGTCAGACGCATATCAATCAGATCCGCGATTTCCGTCAGGGCGGCTATGTGACGCTGGAAGGGTATATCGTGAAGAAAGAGCAGGGTGAGCGGTATCAGTTCCGCGATAACACCGGCACGTTGCCGATTATCGCCTCGAAAAAGACATTCGGGGGCAAAACCTACACCGCCGATGACAAAGTGCGCGTGAGCGGCAAGGTGCACGGCAAAGGTGACAAAACAACTCTGCATGTGACACAGATCGACGAGCCATAA
- a CDS encoding cyanate transporter — protein sequence MNRENNLLLAALVLAGLNMRPLMTSVSPLLDLLRQSIGLSPLAASLLPALPMMMMGVIALVSAPLMQRFSVRKLLTGGLGLLLLALVSRGLLSDEYGLVLSTVPGGAGIGIVQMAMPGWIRQRFGRRSAGVTGLWAAALMGGGGIGAALSPWLNSLFGWQGALSSWAVPVMLAILLWLFIPSAPVAQTEEVTLPALWRKTRAWTLALSFGLVNGGYAICVAWLPDFYHQLGWSAQAGGSLLGMMIGCQVSGALLLPLLARGRDRRPLLLLTLAMQFGGMLGFLFAPQLAPWLWAGVAGFGLGGAFPLALVLALDHLEQPQAGARLVAFMQGVGFIIAGSMPFIAGQLHALTGAFSSVWLLQAAVTLLLIALNLRFHPRSYQPAFPEVNR from the coding sequence ATGAACAGAGAGAACAACCTGCTGCTGGCGGCGCTGGTTCTGGCGGGGCTGAATATGCGGCCGCTGATGACCTCAGTCAGCCCGCTGCTGGATCTGCTGCGGCAGAGCATCGGCCTGTCCCCCCTGGCGGCCTCGCTGCTGCCCGCGCTGCCGATGATGATGATGGGCGTGATTGCGCTGGTCAGTGCGCCGCTGATGCAGCGATTCAGCGTGCGTAAACTGCTGACGGGCGGGTTAGGGCTGCTGCTGCTGGCGCTGGTGAGTCGCGGATTACTCAGCGACGAATATGGGCTGGTGTTGAGTACTGTTCCGGGTGGGGCGGGAATCGGCATCGTGCAGATGGCGATGCCGGGATGGATTCGCCAGCGTTTTGGCCGTCGCAGCGCCGGTGTCACCGGACTCTGGGCCGCCGCGCTGATGGGCGGCGGTGGCATAGGGGCGGCCCTTTCGCCGTGGCTGAATAGCCTGTTTGGCTGGCAGGGCGCGCTGAGCAGCTGGGCCGTGCCGGTGATGCTGGCGATCCTGCTCTGGCTGTTTATCCCCTCTGCACCGGTCGCCCAGACTGAAGAGGTCACGCTGCCGGCGCTGTGGCGCAAAACCCGGGCCTGGACGCTGGCGCTGAGCTTTGGGCTGGTCAACGGCGGTTATGCCATCTGCGTGGCCTGGCTGCCCGATTTTTATCATCAGCTCGGCTGGAGCGCCCAGGCGGGCGGGTCCCTGCTCGGTATGATGATCGGCTGTCAGGTGAGCGGCGCGTTGCTGCTGCCCCTGCTGGCGCGAGGGCGCGATCGCCGTCCGCTGTTGCTGCTGACGCTGGCGATGCAGTTCGGCGGGATGCTCGGCTTCCTGTTTGCGCCGCAGCTTGCGCCCTGGCTCTGGGCGGGTGTGGCAGGTTTCGGATTAGGCGGCGCGTTTCCGCTGGCGCTGGTGCTGGCGCTGGACCATCTGGAACAGCCGCAGGCGGGCGCACGGCTGGTGGCGTTCATGCAGGGTGTCGGGTTTATTATCGCGGGCAGCATGCCCTTTATTGCCGGGCAGCTTCATGCGCTCACCGGCGCCTTCTCCAGCGTCTGGCTGCTGCAGGCGGCGGTGACGCTGCTGCTGATTGCGCTGAACCTGCGTTTCCATCCGCGCAGCTATCAGCCCGCCTTTCCGGAGGTGAATCGCTGA
- the dbpA gene encoding ATP-dependent RNA helicase DbpA: MTAFSTLNSLPDSQLDNLREMGYTSMTPVQAATLPAILQGRDVRAQAKTGSGKTAAFGIGLLHHIDSTRFQTQALILCPTRELADQVGNVLRQLARYTRNIKVLTLCGGQPMSAQRDSLVHPPHIVVGTPGRILDHINRENLKLDQLNTLVLDEADRMLEMGFLNDMETIIKATPDSRQTLLFSATWPDAISAISTRFQRDALSVVTEDVSELPHIDQQFFEASHNEKLGLLIALLGDQQPSSCVVFCNTKRECDEVAEALNARDISALPLHGDLEQRDRERVLIRFANGSGRVLVATDVAARGLDIKSLAMVVNYQLAWDPEVHLHRIGRTARAGEHGVAVSLVAADEMARAHALEDFLQQKLPWVSASTLKKGSSKPLPAAMMTLCIDGGRKAKIRPGDILGALTGEAGFRAEQIGKIVLTPTHAYVAIEANQAKAALVKLRQGKIKGKTCRAILLKD; encoded by the coding sequence GTGACCGCTTTTTCTACCCTCAATTCGCTTCCCGACAGCCAGCTCGATAACCTGCGCGAGATGGGCTATACCAGCATGACGCCCGTGCAGGCGGCTACGCTGCCTGCCATCCTGCAGGGACGCGACGTGCGCGCGCAGGCGAAAACCGGCAGCGGCAAAACGGCTGCCTTTGGCATTGGTCTGCTGCACCATATCGACAGCACCCGCTTCCAGACCCAGGCGTTGATCCTCTGCCCGACCCGTGAACTGGCAGATCAGGTAGGCAATGTGCTGCGCCAGCTGGCGCGCTACACCCGTAACATCAAGGTCCTGACACTTTGCGGTGGGCAGCCGATGAGCGCACAGCGCGACTCACTGGTGCATCCGCCACATATCGTCGTCGGCACGCCGGGCCGCATCCTCGATCATATTAACCGCGAAAACCTCAAGCTGGACCAGCTCAACACCCTGGTGCTGGATGAGGCGGATCGTATGCTGGAGATGGGTTTCCTGAACGACATGGAAACGATCATCAAAGCCACACCCGACTCGCGCCAGACACTGCTCTTCTCTGCCACCTGGCCCGATGCCATCTCGGCCATCAGCACCCGCTTCCAGCGCGATGCACTGAGCGTGGTCACGGAAGATGTCAGCGAACTGCCGCACATCGACCAGCAGTTCTTTGAAGCCAGCCACAATGAGAAGCTGGGGCTGCTTATCGCCCTGCTGGGCGACCAGCAACCCTCCTCCTGCGTGGTCTTCTGCAACACCAAACGTGAATGTGACGAGGTCGCTGAGGCGCTTAACGCGCGCGATATCAGCGCCCTGCCACTGCATGGCGATCTGGAGCAGCGCGACCGCGAGCGTGTCCTGATCCGCTTTGCTAACGGTAGCGGCCGCGTCCTGGTGGCGACCGATGTCGCCGCGCGCGGGCTCGACATCAAATCCCTGGCGATGGTCGTCAACTATCAGCTCGCCTGGGACCCGGAAGTCCACCTGCACCGCATTGGCCGTACGGCTCGCGCAGGTGAACATGGCGTTGCGGTCAGCCTGGTCGCCGCCGATGAAATGGCGCGCGCGCATGCGCTGGAGGATTTCCTGCAGCAGAAGCTGCCGTGGGTGTCAGCCAGCACGCTGAAAAAGGGCAGCAGCAAGCCGCTGCCTGCCGCGATGATGACGCTCTGTATCGATGGCGGCCGCAAGGCCAAAATTCGTCCGGGGGATATTCTGGGCGCGCTGACAGGTGAAGCCGGTTTCCGCGCCGAGCAGATAGGGAAAATCGTTCTGACGCCGACCCACGCCTATGTGGCAATTGAGGCGAACCAGGCCAAAGCGGCGCTGGTGAAGCTCAGGCAGGGTAAAATCAAGGGCAAAACCTGCCGGGCGATTCTGCTGAAGGATTAA